Proteins from a single region of Gambusia affinis linkage group LG12, SWU_Gaff_1.0, whole genome shotgun sequence:
- the dnah9l gene encoding dynein axonemal heavy chain 11 gives MIVTGFSNAVRCSLQYFVDNTDAAQRITPLFEIKLILNSNEMTFDPSLNLSHDGTFYDIVDKMVTNITSMGSFIPRVAKHKQMDNYQFDIDEMEDLSEMCHIILSRARGAVAKVREYQASFSSYRYLWTDDRSEFMRQFLLYGHVLSTEEAELYADYELKKSPPTLENFKDQINLFESLYVRVSKMEDRTVFCGWLQLDIRPFKHTLMNVIKKWSWMFKEHLLNHVNQSVKELSHFLENTAGGLSTKVSDGDYAGLVSIMGHLMAIRDRQLSNEQHFKPLKSTAELLKSYGQQLPESVYIQLEELPEKWKSVRKIAFTVKHEVAPLQSNEVSVIRRKCVRFEVKQHEFRERFRTESIFKINVEEPYDLIDKCHQSVAGIEMEMKNLQDTADLFEVSFPEYKQLRQCRSDIILVKAVWDMIIFVKTSIQEWTKTSWKEINVELMDMELRRFAKEMKMLDKEVRAWDVYLGLESTVKNLLTSLRAVNELQNSAIRDRHWQQLMNTTGVQFVMGEGTTLGDLLELQLHRVEDEVKNIVDKAVKEMGIEKVLAEITQTWSVMSLSYETHNSTGTPLLKADENLIETLEDNQVQLQNILMSKYVEYFQSEVSGWQRKLMVADLVISTWMSVQRTWAHLNSIFTNSDDIRCQLANVAELFQGIHTDLQSLMIEVVQDSNVVNVTNKLGFLDSLETLQQRLSVCEKALAEYLETKRLTFPRFYFVSASDLLEIVSKGTQPKQVTRHLLKLFDNIADLCFKDSDEAGEEDEDEDGVTVAIGMYSREREYVFFSEACICQGQAECWLNALESSMRCTVRKEIQEAVGAYEDKPRDQWLFDYPAQVSLTGSQVWWATDVGIAFERVEEGFETALKDYNKKQITQLNSLIHMLLGDLSPGDRQKIMTICTIDVHARDVVGGLITQKVTNGQAFAWLSQLRHRWDEETGHCCVNICDAQFQFSYEYLGNTNRLVITPLTDRCYITLTQSLHLTMSGAPSGPAGTGKTETTKDLGRSLGIMVYVFNCSEQMDYKSIGNIYKGLAQTGVWGCFDEFNRISVDVLSVVAVQVKTIQDAVRNKKQRFQFLGEEIELKPTVGIFITLNPGYAGRAELPENLKALFRPCAMVIPDFELICEIMLVAEGFIDARLLARKFISLYTLCKELLSKQDHYDWGLRAIKSVLVVAGSLKREERNRPEEQVLMRALRDFNLPKIVTSDVPIFLGLISDLFPQLDVPRKKDPTLENAVRQSVSELRLQAEENFVLKVTQLEELLAVRHSVFVVGGPGTGKSQILKTLHRTYCIMKKKSVWTDINPKAVTTDELFGYLHPATREWKDGLFSNTMRELTSVTQDGPKWIVLDGDIDPMWIESLNTVMDDNKVLTLASNERISLSSSMRLLFEISHLRAATPATVSRAGILFVNPQDLGWSSYVASWIETRQALSERANLTILFDKYVPYCLEQVRCNLKTITPIPENSMVQTLCSLLDCLLTEDNTPPDSPRELYEIYFVFACVWAFGGALFQDHLNDYRTEFSRWWSKEMRAVKFPSQGSVFDYYIDSETKKFTPWSEKMVLFELEPDVPLQTVLVHTPETICLTYFMDLLLQKGKPVMLVGNAGVGKTILVSDKVTKLKEDFMVAKVPFNYYTTSAMLQRVLEKPLEKKAGRKFAPPTAKRLIYFIDDLNMPEVDAYGTVQPHTLIRQHLDYSHWYDRQKLVLKEIHNCQYITCMNPTAGSFSINPRLQRHFAVFAVHFPGADALATIFSSILSAHFLQGGFSFGVSRSVGTLIQAAICLHQKISQNFLPTAIRFHYIFNLRDLSNIFQGILFALPECIRYPMDLVYLWLHESSRVYSDKLMEEKDVELFNKILLDTGKRYFEGIDDSMFIHQPLVYSHFFQGVGEPRYHQASDWEKLQKTLADALEHYNELHAVMDLVLFEEAIQHICRISRILEAPYGNALLVGVGGSGKQSLCRLAAFLSSLEVFQITLRKGYGINDLKSDIAALYIKVGVKNIGTVFLHTDAQIPDERFLVLINDMLASGDIPDLFNDEEVDMIVASIRMELRGLGLTDSRDNCWTFFIERIRRQLKVVLCFSPVGFTLRTRARKFPALVNCTAIDWFHPWPQLALQSVSTTFIEKIPGLEPEIRVSISDFISYAHTSVNEVSVKYQQNEKHFNYTTPKSFLEFMKLYDNLLRKKRRELSQKMDRLDNGLQKLKNTASQVEDLKAKLAVQEVELWQRNSDIEALIAKIGQQTDKLNQERAVADAEEQKVEAIQASVTKQQQETEDDLAKAEPALQAANTALNTLNRLNLTELRTFPNPPAIVANVSAAVLVLLSPQGRIPKDRSWKASKMVMSKIDDFLQALVNFDKEHIPESTVRCVRDDYLKDPEFNPEFVRQKSSAAAGLCAWVINIIHFHEIFVSCEVEMKRTCLSQANADLVEAAEKLEVIRKKLSELDGNLETLTTAFEKATAEKLRFQEEVNRTNKTIELANRLVKGLESENVRWAHSVAQYHEQEETLCGDVLLTAAFISYAGSFSKKYRQELLDNLWMPFLRSQKVPIPMAGGLDPVLMLTDDATVAQWNNEGLPGDKMSTQNATILINCERWPLLIDPQLQGIKWIKSRYGNTLKVVSLGQRGYVDVIEQAVVAGDIVLIENLEETIDPVIDPLLGRHTIKKGSCIKVGDKECFFHPGFRLILHTKLANPHYKPEIQAQTTLINFTVTRDGLEDQLLAQVVNQERPDLEQLKSELTLQQNMFKIELKLLEDELLTRLSAAESNFLGDNVLVEKLETTKHTAAEIEMKVLEAKVNEVKINEAREHYRPVAIRASLLYFIMNDLNKINPMYQFSLKAFNIVFHKAVEMAEACEDVKSRVNTLIECVTYSTFNYISRGLFERDKLTFTAQLTFQLLLMSKEIDVRELDFLLRFNIDHNYVSPLDFLSNSAWSAIKVMSFTDEFRGLDRDIEGSPKRWKKLVESECPEKEKFPLEWKGKSSLQKLIMMRALRPDRMTYALRNFVEEKLGVKYTEGRKSEFAKSFRESGPAFPVFFILSPGVDPLKDVESLGRKLGFTIDLGKLHNVSLGQGQESVAEVAMEKAAMEGHWVILQNIHLVARWLGKLEKLLECCCEDSHPDYRVFMSAEPTSTPQEHIIPQGILENAIKITNEPPTGMHANFHAALDNFDQDILDQCSREQEFKTILFSLCYFHACVAERRKFGPQGWNRKYPFNTGDLTISVNVLYNYLEANAQVPWEDLRYLFGEIMYGGHITDDWDRRLCRTYLEEYMQPNQFDRKLSLAPGFVVPSNLDYQGYHEFIDEMLPHESPVHYGLHPNAEIEFLTVTSDNLFHTLLELQSPDAVMGEGASQTLEEKVKTILDEILEKLPEEYNMSDITSKTAERSPYILVCFQECERMNMLIFEIRRSLKELDLGLKGELAISSEMEKLQTTLFFDSVPDTWTKLAYPSTYGLAVWYNDVMQRCKELDSWTQDLSLPSVVWLAGLFNPQSFLTAVMQSLARKNEWPLDKVNLTVDVTKKYKEEFNQPAREGAYVYGLYMEGARWDTQTGVIAEARLKELTPAMPVISVRAVPNDRQETRNIYECPLYKTKIRGPTYVWTFSLKTRERPAKWVLAGVALLLSV, from the exons ATGATCGTGACAGGGTTCTCCAACGCAGTACGCTGTTCCCTGCAGTACTTCGTGGACAACACAGACGCAGCTCAGCGCATTACCCCcctctttgaaataaaattgataCTCAACAGCAATgaaatgacctttgacccttcaCTGAATTTGAGTCACGATGGAACCTTCTATGATATTGTGGACAAAATGGTGACCAACATTACAAGTATGGGATCCTTCATACCCAGAGTGGCAAAACACAAGCAGATGGATAACTATCAG TTTGACATAGATGAAATGGAGGATTTGTCAGAAATGTGTCATATCATCCTCTCACGGGCACGAGGCGCGGTTGCCAAG GTCAGGGAGTATCAGGCATCATTTTCTAGCTACCGCTACCTTTGGACTGATGACAG GTCTGAATTTATGAGGCAGTTTCTGCTTTATGGCCACGTGTTAAGCACGGAGGAAGCCGAGCTGTATGCTGACTATGAACTGAAAAAGAGCCCGCCCACCTTAGAGAACTTTAAAGATCAA ATTAATCTTTTTGAGTCTCTGTATGTTCGGGTGAGCAAAATGGAGGACAGGACGGTGTTTTGTGGCTGGCTGCAGCTGGACATCCGTCCCTTCAAGCACACACTCATGAATGTCATCAAAAAGTGGAGCTGGATGTTCAAAGAGCACCTTCTGAACCATGTAAATCAAAG TGTGAAGGAGCTGTCCCATTTTCTGGAGAACACAGCTGGAGGTCTCTCTACAAAAGTATCAGATGGGGATTATGCAGGGTTGGTGAGCATAATGGGACACCTCATGGCCATCCGAGATAGACAGCTCAGTAATGAACAGCACTTCAAACCACTCAAGTCAACTGCAGAGCTACTCAAGTCCTATGGTCAGCAACTTCCAGAAAGTGTCTACATACAGCTGGAG GAGCTGCCTGAGAAGTGGAAAAGTGTCAGAAAAATTGCCTTCACGGTCAAACACGAAGTTGCACCACTGCAGTCCAACGAAGTTTCAGTGATACGCAGAAAATGTGTTCGCTTTGAG GTGAAGCAGCATGAGTTCAGAGAGCGATTTCGTACTGAATCGATCTTCAAGATCAATGTGGAGGAACCATATGACCTTATTGATAAG TGTCATCAGTCAGTTGCAGGGATTGAGATGGAAATGAAGAACCTGCAGGACACAGCTGATTTATTTGAGGTCAGCTTCCCAGAGTACAAACAGCTGCGCCAGTGTCGCTCTGATATCATACTTGTCAAAGCAGTCTGGGACATGATCATTTTTGTAAAG ACAAGTATACAAGAGTGGACAAAAACGTCATGGAAAGAGATAAACGTTGAGCTGATGGACATGGAGCTCCGACGTTTCGCTAAA GAGATGAAGATGCTAGATAAGGAAGTGCGTGCGTGGGACGTTTATCTGGGTCTAGAATCAACCGTGAAAAACCTGCTGACCTCTCTTAGAGCTGTCAACGAGCTGCAGAACTCTGCCATCAGAGATAGACACTGGCAGCAGCTTATGAACACTACAGGA GTACAGTTTGTGATGGGAGAGGGCACCACCTTGGGGGACCTGTTGGAATTACAGCTACACCGTGTAGAGGATGAAGTTAAAAACATAGTGGACAAAGCTGTAAAAGAAATGGGCATTGAGAAG GTTCTGGCAGAGATAACACAGACCTGGAGTGTTATGTCGCTGTCATATGAGACTCATAACAGCACTGGAACACCTTTGCTCAAAGCCGATGAGAATCTAATCGAAACGTTGGAGGACAACCAG GTGCAACTCCAGAACATCCTGATGAGCAAATATGTGGAGTATTTCCAGTCAGAAGTGAGTGGATGGCAGAGGAAGTTAATGGTGGCTGACCTAGTTATCTCAACCTGGATGTCTGTTCAGAGGACTTGGGCACACCTGAACAGCATCTTCACCAACAGCGATGACATTCGCTGCCAGCTGGCCAACGTTGCAGAGCTCTTTCAAGGAATTCACACTGACCTTCAG AGTTTGATGATTGAAGTGGTGCAGGACAGTAATGTGGTGAATGTAACCAACAAGCTTGGCTTCCTGGACAGCCTGGAAACCTTGCAGCAGAggctctctgtgtgtgagaaGGCCCTAGCAGAGTATTTGGAAACAAAGAGACTCACATTCCCCAGATTTTACTTCGTCTCAGCTTCAGATTTGTTGGAGATTGTGTCAAAGGGAACACAGCCCAAACAG GTGACCCGCCATTTATTGAAGTTGTTTGACAACATAGCAGACCTTTGCTTCAAGGACTCAGACGAGGCCggagaagaagatgaagatgaagatggagTGACAGTTGCTATTGGGATGTACAGCCGGGAGagagaatatgtttttttttcagaggcGTGTATCTGTCAAGGACAG GCAGAGTGTTGGTTAAATGCCCTGGAGAGCAGCATGCGCTGTACAGTCAGGAAAGAAATACAGGAGGCTGTTGGTGCCTATGAGGACAAACCGCGAGATCAGTGGCTTTTTGATTATCCTGcacag GTATCATTAACTGGTAGTCAGGTGTGGTGGGCCACAGATGTGGGTATTGCCTTTGAGAGGGTGGAGGAAGGATTTGAGACAGCTCTCAAAgactacaacaaaaaacag ATCACACAGCTCAACTCACTGATCCACATGTTGCTTGGGGATTTAAGTCCTggagacagacaaaaaataatgacCATCTGCACCATTGATGTTCACGCCCGAGATGTGGTTGGCGGTCTCATCACTCAAAAG GTGACGAACGGACAGGCATTCGCATGGCTGTCTCAGTTACGGCATCGCTGGGATGAAGAAACAGGACACTGTTGTGTCAACATTTGTGACGCCCAGTTCCAGTTCAGCTATGAGTACCtgggaaacacaaacagactgGTTATCACCCCACTTACTGATAG GTGCTACATAACCCTGACCCAGTCCCTCCACCTGACTATGAGTGGTGCCCCATCAGGCCCGGCTGGCACCGGTAAAACAGAGACAACTAAAGATCTGGGACGCTCCCTTGGTATCATGGTGTATGTGTTCAACTGTTCAGAGCAAATGGACTATAAG TCCATAGGTAATATTTATAAGGGTCTGGCTCAAACAGGAGTGTGGGGCTGCTTTGATGAATTCAACAGGATCTCAGTGGATGTCCTGTCTGTCGTAGCTGTGCAGGTCAAGACTATTCAAGATGCTGTGCGCAACAAAAAACAGAG GTTTCAGTTTCTGGGTGAGGAAATCGAGCTGAAACCAACAGTGGGGATCTTCATCACTCTGAACCCGGGCTATGCTGGAAGGGCAGAACTCCCAGAAAACCTTAAGGCTCTGTTCAG GCCCTGTGCAATGGTGATCCCAGACTTTGAACTGATCTGTGAAATCATGCTGGTGGCTGAAGGGTTCATTGATGCGCGTCTGCTGGCACGCAAGTTCATCAGTCTCTATACTCTGTGCAAAGAGCTGTTGTCAAAACAG gaTCATTATGATTGGGGTTTAAGAGCTATAAAATCAGTCCTGGTTGTAGCTGGGTCCCTGAAGCGTGAGGAACGTAACAGACCTGAAGAACAG GTGCTGATGCGAGCTCTGAGGGACTTTAACTTGCCAAAGATAGTGACAAGTGATGTGCCCATATTCCTTGGGCTGATCAGTGACTTGTTCCCTCAGTTGGATGTGCCCAGGAAGAAAGATCCCACTCTGGAAAACGCCGTTcgtcagtcagtcagtgaacTGCGTCTCCAAGCTGAAGAAAATTTTGTCCTtaag GTGACTCAGTTGGAGGAGCTGCTTGCTGTCAGGCATTCTGTATTTGTCGTGGGTGGGCCTGGAACTGGAAAAAGTCAG atcTTGAAGACCCTCCACAGGACATATTGTATCATGAAGAAGAAGTCAGTATGGACTGATATCAACCCCAAAGCTGTAACCACAGATGAGTTGTTTGGATATCTGCATCCTGCTACCAGAGAGTGGAAAGATG GTCTTTTCTCCAACACCATGAGAGAGTTGACCTCAGTGACCCAAGATGGACCAAAATGGATTGTTTTAGATGGGGACATTGACCCCATGTGGATCGAGTCACTCAACACAGTTATGGATGACAATAAA GTTCTGACTCTTGCCAGTAATGAACGGATAAGTTTGTCTTCCTCCATGCGTCTGCTCTTTGAGATCTCCCATCTGAGGGCGGCCACCCCAGCCACAGTGTCCAGGGCAGGAATACTCTTCGTCAACCCACAAGATCTTGGCTGGAGCTC GTATGTGGCAAGTTGGATAGAAACCCGACAGGCCCTATCAGAGCGAGCCAACCTCACCATTTTGTTTGATAAGTATGTGCCTTACTGCTTGGAGCAAGTCCGCTGTAACCTGAAAACCATCACCCCCATTCCAGAAAACAGCATGGTTCAG ACTCTCTGCTCCTTGCTGGACTGCCTGTTGACAGAGGACAACACTCCACCAGACTCCCCCCGAGAACTGTATGAGATCTACTTTGTCTTCGCCTGTGTCTGGGCCTTCGGAGGCGCTCTCTTTCAGGATCAT CTGAATGATTACCGCACTGAGTTCAGCCGCTGGTGGTCTAAAGAGATGAGAGCTGTAAAGTTTCCTTCTCAAGGCTCAGTCTTTGACTATTACATTGATTCTGAGACGAAAAAGTTTACACCTTGGAGTGAGAAAATGGTGCTATTTGAGCTGGAACCTGATGTCCCATTGCAG ACAGTGCTGGTTCACACCCCAGAAACCATCTGTCTAACGTACTTCATGGACTTGCTGctacaaaaaggaaaacctgtCATGTTGGTGGGCAACGCAGGCGTGGGCAAAACCATCCTTGTGAGTGATAAAGTCACCAAACTAAAAGAGGACTTCATGGTGGCAAAAGTGCCCTTCAATTATTACACCACTTCAGCCATGCTACAAC GTGTTCTGGAGAAACCTTTGGAGAAAAAAGCTGGTCGTAAATTTGCTCCTCCTACCGCTAAGAGGCTCATCTACTTCATAGATGACCTCAACATGCCCGAGGTGGATGCCTATGGGACTGTTCAACCACATACACTCATTCGCCAACATCTTGACTATAGTCACTG GTATGACAGACAGAAGTTGGTCCTGAAGGAAATACACAACTGCCAGTATATCACCTGTATGAACCCTACAGCTGGAAGCTTCTCTATCAACCCCAGATTGCAG agacaTTTTGCAGTGTTTGCAGTACATTTCCCTGGTGCTGATGCATTGGCTACCATCTTCTCCAGCATCCTATCAGCTCACTTCCTTCAAGGAGGATTCAGCTTTGGAGTCTCTCGTTCAGTTGGAACCCTCATTCAG GCAGCTATCTGTCTTCATCAAAAGATTAGCCAGAACTTCCTCCCAACAGCCATACGCTTCCATTATATCTTCAACTTGAGAGACCTCTCCAATATATTCCAG GGTATCCTCTTTGCCCTGCCAGAATGTATCCGTTATCCCATGGACCTGGTCTATCTGTGGCTCCATGAGAGCTCCAGAGTCTACTCTGACAAGCTGATGGAGGAGAAGGATGTTGAactctttaataaaatattgctggacaCTGGGAAAAGATACTTTGAG GGAATAGATGACTCCATGTTTATCCATCAGCCTTTGGTGTACTCTCACTTTTTCCAGGGAGTAGGAGAGCCACGTTATCACCAG GCTTCCGACTGGGAGAAGCTCCAGAAGACACTGGCAGATGCTTTGGAGCATTACAACGAGCTTCATGCCGTCATGGACCTAGTACTGTTTGAAGAAGCAATCCAACATAT TTGTCGGATCAGTCGCATCCTGGAGGCCCCTTATGGTAACGCCCTTCTGGTGGGGGTAGGAGGCAGCGGAAAGCAAAGTCTGTGTCGACTGGCTGCATTTCTTAGCTCGCTGGAGGTCTTTCAGATCACACTACGTAAAGGATATGGCATCAATGACCTGAAG AGCGATATAGCTGCCTTGTATATAAAAGTGGGAGTGAAAAACATTGGAACGGTATTCTTACATACCGATGCCCAGATTCCAGATGAACGCTTCCTGGTGCTCATCAATGAtatgctggcctcag gagaCATTCCTGACTTGTTCAACGATGAGGAAGTAGATATGATTGTAGCGTCGATCCGCATGGAGCTAAGGGGATTAGGACTCACAGACAGCAGAGACAATTGCTGGACCTTCTTTATTGAGCGAATAAGAAGACAGCTTAAG gTGGTCTTATGTTTCTCACCAGTTGGATTCACGTTGCGTACACGTGCGCGGAAGTTTCCGGCTCTGGTTAACTGCACTGCAATCGACTGGTTTCACCCCTGGCCTCAACTTGCTCTGCAGTCCGTCAGTACTACCTTCATAGAAAAGATACCAGGACTGGAG CCTGAAATAAGGGTCTCCATTAGTGACTTCATCTCCTACGCTCATACGAGTGTCAATGAG GTGAGTGTTAAGTATCAGCAGAATGAGAAGCACTTCAACTACACCACGCCGAAGAGTTTCCTCGAGTTCATGAAGCTGTACGACAACCTGCTGCGGAAGAAACGCAGGGAGCTGTCCCAGAAAATGGACAGGTTAGACAATGGACTACAGAAACTCAAGAATACTGCGTCACAG GTGGAGGATCTCAAGGCGAAGTTAGCAGTGCAGGAAGTGGAGCTGTGGCAAAGGAACTCAGATATCGAAGCTCTGATTGCCAAGATAGGACAACAGACTGACAAGCTTAACCAAGAGAGAGCTGTGGCTGATGCTGAGGAGCAGAAG GTGGAAGCAATTCAAGCTAGTGTGacaaagcagcaacaggagACAGAGGACGACTTGGCCAAAGCAGAACCCGCTCTACAAGCCGCTAACACAGCTCTTAACACACTCAATAGG TTGAATCTGACAGAGCTCAGGACTTTTCCCAACCCTCCAGCTATTGTCGCCAACGTCTCGGCAGCTGTTCTGGTCCTGCTGTCCCCTCAGGGCCGAATCCCCAAAGATCGCAGCTGGAAGGCCTCCAAGATGGTTATGAGCAAG ATTGATGACTTTCTGCAGGCTTTGGTGAACTTTGACAAAGAGCACATCCCTGAGTCCACAGTGAGGTGTGTAAGAGACGACTACCTCAAAGACCCAGAGTTCAACCCAGAGTTTGTGCGACAGAAGTCCTCAGCCGCTGCTGGCCTCTGTGCCTGGGTGATCAACATCATCCACTTCCATGAG ATCTTT GTATCCTGTGAGGTGGAGATGAAGAGGACGTGTCTTTCTCAGGCTAATGCCGATTTAGTAGAAGCTGCTGAGAAGCTAGAAGTCATCAGGAAAAAACTTTCA GAGCTGGATGGTAACTTGGAAACACTGACAACAGCTTTTGAGAAAGCCACAGCAGAGAAACTACGTTTTCAAGAAGAGGTCAACCGCACCAACAAGACAATAGAGCTGGCAAATAGGCTTGTCAAGGGGTTAGAG aGTGAGAATGTGCGCTGGGCCCACTCAGTAGCTCAGTATCACGAACAGGAGGAAACCCTCTGTGGGGATGTCCTGCTAACTGCAGCTTTCATCTCCTACGCCGGCTCTTTCTCTAAAAAGTACAGGCAGGAGTTGCTGGACAACCTCTGGATGCCATTCCTGCGCAGTCAGAAG GTACCCATCCCAATGGCTGGGGGCTTGGATCCAGTGTTGATGTTGACTGATGATGCAACAGTGGCCCAGTGGAACAATGAAGGATTACCAGGAGACAAAATGTCCACCCAGAATGCCACCATTCTCATCAATT GTGAACGTTGGCCTCTTCTCATTGATCCTCAGCTGCAAGGTATCAAGTGGATCAAGAGTCGCTACGGCAACACTCTGAAGGTAGTCAGTCTAGGGCAGAGAGG GTATGTAGATGTTATTGAGCAGGCTGTGGTGGCTGGTGACATTGTGCTTATTGAAAACCTGGAGGAAACTATTGACCCAGTCATCGACCCTCTACTGGGGCGACACACAATAAAGAAGGGCAG ctgcataaAGGTGGGGGACAAAGAGTGTTTCTTCCACCCAGGGTTCAGACTGATTCTTCACACGAAACTTGCCAACCCGCACTACAAACCAGAGATCCAGGCCCAGACCACCCTCATTAACTTTACAGTGACCAGAGATGGACTGGAAGACCAGCTCCTGGCCCAGGTGGTGAACCAGGAGAGACCAGACCTCGAGCAACTGAAG AGTGAACTTACATTACAACAGAACATGTTTAAGATCGAACTGAAGCTCCTGGAGGACGAGCTGCTGACCAGACTCTCTGCAGCAGAGAGTAACTTTCTTGGCGACAACGTGCTGGTGGAGAAACTCgagacaacaaaacacactgctGCTGAGattgaaatgaaa GTGCTGGAAGCTAAAGTTAacgaagtaaaaataaatgaagccaGAGAGCACTATCGCCCTGTTGCCATCAGAGCTTCTCTGCTCTACTTCATCATGAATGACCTTAACAAGATCAACCCCATGTACCAGTTCAGCCTTAAG GCTTTCAACATTGTTTTCCACAAGGCAGTGGAGATGGCAGAGGCCTGTGAGGATGTAAAGAGCAGAGTAAACACGCTCATTGAGTGCGTTACGTACTCCACCTTCAACTATATCAGCAGGGGATTGTTTGAGAGAGACAAGCTCACGTTTACAGCTCAGCTAACCTTCCAG CTGCTCCTGATGAGCAAGGAGATAGATGTGCGAGAACTCGACTTCCTGCTACGCTTCAACATTGACCACAACTATGTCAGTCCCCTTGACTTCCTTTCCAACTCGGCATGGAGCGCCATCAAG GTCATGAGTTTTACTGATGAGTTTCGGGGTCTGGATCGGGACATTGAAGGTTCACCCAAGCGCTGGAAGAAGCTAGTTGAGTCGGAGTGTCCAGAGAAGGAGAAGTTTCCCCTGGAATGGAAGGGGAAAAGTTCCCTTCAGAAACTGATCATGATGAGAGCCCTGAGACCAGACCGGATGACATATGCTCTTAG GAACTTTGTGGAGGAGAAGCTGGGGGTTAAGTACACTGAGGGTCGAAAGTCAGAATTTGCTAAATCGTTTAGAGAAAGTGGTCCTGCCTTTCCCGTGTTTTTCATTCTCTCACCTGGAGTGGATCCACTAAAAGACGTGGAATCATTGg GAAGAAAGCTGGGCTTCACTATAGACCTGGGAAAGCTTCACAATGTGTCTTTGGGTCAAGGACAAGAGAGTGTGGCTGAGGTTGCTATGGAGAAGGCTGCCATGGAGGGTCACTGGGTCATACTGCAG AACATCCACCTGGTTGCTCGCTGGCTGGGCAAGCTTGAGAAGCTTCTGGAGTGCTGCTGTGAGGACAGCCATCCGGACTACCGAGTGTTTATGAGCGCAGAGCCAACATCTACTCCCCAAGAACACATTATACCACAG GGCATTCTGGAAAATGCCATCAAGATCACCAATGAACCTCCTACAGGCATGCATGCCAATTTCCATGCAGCTTTGGATAACTTTGACCAG GACATTCTGGACCAGTGCAGCCGCGAGCAGGAGTTCAAGACCATCCTTTTCTCTCTGTGCTACTTTCATGCCTGTGTGGCAGAGAGGAGAAAGTTTGGACCACAGGGTTGGAACAGAAAATATCCATTCAACACTGGAGACCTTACTATATCAGTTAATGTTCTCTATAACTACTTGGAGGCTAATGCACAG GTTCCATGGGAGGACCTGAGGTATCTGTTTGGGGAGATTATGTATGGAGGTCACATCACTGATGACTGGGACAGGCGACTCTGCAGGACTTACCTGGAAGAATATATGCAGCCCAACCAG